The following are from one region of the Pectobacterium actinidiae genome:
- the raiA gene encoding ribosome-associated translation inhibitor RaiA — translation MAINITSKQMDITPAIRQHVEDRLSKLDKWQTQLINPHIILSKEPQGFVADATISTPNGPLVASAKHDDMYAAINELITKLERQLDKLQHKGEARRAVASVKEANLQPTQEE, via the coding sequence ATGGCTATTAATATTACCAGTAAGCAAATGGATATCACCCCCGCAATTCGTCAACATGTCGAAGACCGTCTTTCTAAGCTGGATAAGTGGCAAACCCAGTTGATCAACCCGCATATCATTCTGTCAAAAGAGCCTCAGGGTTTTGTGGCTGATGCCACTATCAGTACGCCAAATGGCCCACTGGTTGCCAGTGCCAAGCATGACGATATGTATGCCGCTATCAATGAGCTAATTACCAAGCTCGAACGCCAGTTGGACAAACTCCAGCATAAAGGTGAAGCCCGGCGCGCGGTCGCTAGCGTCAAAGAAGCGAATCTCCAGCCAACTCAAGAAGAGTAA
- the bamD gene encoding outer membrane protein assembly factor BamD, with amino-acid sequence MTRMKYLVAAATLSLALAGCSSNSKDAVPDSPPSEIYANAQQKLQDGNFKAAITQLEALDNRYPFGPYSQQVQLDLIYAYYKSAELPLAQASIDRFLRLNPTHPNVDYVLYMRGLTDMALDDSALQGFFGVDRSDRDPQYARTAFRDFSKLIQGYPNSQYATDANKRLVYLKERLAKYELSVAQYYTKRGAYVAVVNRVEQMLRDYPDAQATKTALPLMENAYRELQLAAQADKVAKVIAANPA; translated from the coding sequence ATGACGCGTATGAAATATCTGGTGGCTGCTGCCACGTTGAGCCTGGCGCTGGCTGGTTGCTCCAGCAATTCCAAAGATGCGGTTCCTGATAGTCCGCCATCTGAAATCTATGCCAATGCTCAACAAAAACTGCAAGACGGCAACTTTAAAGCAGCCATCACGCAGTTGGAAGCACTGGATAACCGGTATCCCTTTGGCCCCTACTCGCAGCAAGTACAGTTGGATTTGATCTACGCCTATTACAAATCCGCAGAGCTGCCATTGGCCCAAGCTTCTATTGACCGCTTCCTGCGACTCAACCCGACCCATCCAAACGTGGATTATGTCCTATACATGCGCGGCCTTACCGATATGGCGTTGGATGATAGTGCGTTACAAGGCTTCTTCGGCGTTGATCGTTCCGATCGCGATCCGCAGTATGCTCGCACCGCATTTCGGGATTTCAGTAAGCTCATTCAGGGATACCCAAATAGCCAATACGCCACCGACGCAAACAAGCGTTTGGTTTACCTCAAAGAGCGTCTGGCCAAGTATGAACTTTCTGTCGCGCAATACTACACGAAACGCGGCGCTTATGTGGCAGTAGTTAATCGCGTTGAGCAAATGCTACGTGATTACCCAGATGCCCAGGCAACGAAAACGGCGTTGCCGTTGATGGAAAATGCCTACCGTGAACTGCAACTGGCCGCACAGGCGGACAAAGTCGCCAAAGTCATCGCGGCGAACCCAGCATAA
- the rluD gene encoding 23S rRNA pseudouridine(1911/1915/1917) synthase RluD — protein MAQQVQLTATVAESQLGQRLDQALAELFPDYSRSRIKEWILENRVQINGNVTNKPKEKVLGGESVAIDALIEEEARWEAQDIKLDIVYEDQDILVINKPRDLVVHPGAGNPDGTVLNALLHHYPEIADVPRAGIVHRLDKDTTGLMVVAKTVPAQTRLVEALQAREITREYEAVAIGSMTAGGMVEQPIARHATKRTHMAVHPMGKPAVTHYRIMEHFRAHTRLRLRLETGRTHQIRVHMAHINHPLVGDQLYGGRPRPPKGASEDFIETLRGFDRQALHATMLRFYHPITGIHMEWHAELPQDMVDLIDALKADTEAFKDQLDW, from the coding sequence ATGGCACAACAAGTACAACTCACCGCAACGGTGGCCGAATCTCAACTCGGACAACGTTTAGATCAGGCTTTGGCCGAATTGTTCCCTGATTATTCACGATCCCGCATAAAAGAGTGGATTCTTGAGAATCGAGTACAGATTAACGGCAATGTCACCAATAAGCCAAAAGAGAAAGTACTTGGCGGCGAATCGGTAGCTATTGATGCATTGATTGAAGAAGAAGCACGCTGGGAAGCACAGGATATCAAGCTGGATATCGTGTACGAAGATCAGGATATTCTGGTCATCAATAAACCCAGAGATCTGGTGGTTCACCCCGGTGCGGGTAACCCGGATGGCACGGTATTGAATGCCTTGTTACATCATTATCCTGAGATTGCCGATGTGCCCCGTGCCGGGATTGTGCACCGGCTTGATAAAGATACGACTGGGCTCATGGTGGTTGCGAAAACCGTACCCGCACAGACGCGTTTAGTTGAGGCGCTACAGGCTCGTGAAATTACGCGTGAATATGAAGCCGTTGCGATTGGTTCGATGACAGCGGGTGGCATGGTCGAGCAACCTATCGCGCGCCACGCAACCAAACGTACTCATATGGCTGTGCACCCAATGGGTAAGCCTGCCGTGACACATTATCGCATCATGGAACATTTCCGAGCACATACTCGTTTGCGGTTACGTTTGGAAACGGGACGTACCCATCAGATTCGCGTACACATGGCGCACATTAATCATCCTCTGGTTGGCGATCAGCTTTACGGTGGCCGTCCTCGCCCGCCAAAAGGCGCGTCGGAGGATTTCATTGAAACGCTTCGTGGGTTCGATCGTCAGGCACTGCATGCCACCATGTTGCGTTTCTACCATCCTATTACTGGCATTCACATGGAATGGCATGCGGAATTGCCACAGGATATGGTCGATCTGATTGATGCGCTGAAAGCGGATACCGAAGCGTTTAAGGATCAGCTCGACTGGTAA
- the yfiH gene encoding purine nucleoside phosphorylase YfiH has protein sequence MLIYPDWPLPESVKSCSTTRIGGCSRAPYDSLNMGNHVGDEPAHVTANRQTLVEMASLPAMPYWLEQVHGTDVIRIGGASPTSVCGDAAYTDKKGKVCAVMTADCLPVLLCAINGDEVAAAHAGWRGLHAGVLEETLACFRAQPEQIMAWLGPAIGPDAFEVGPEVRDAFIQHDMAAASAFRPEGNKFFADIYQLASLRLRAAGVTQIFGGNTCTVSEPHKFFSYRRDGVTGRMASLIWLI, from the coding sequence ATGCTGATATACCCCGACTGGCCTTTGCCAGAAAGTGTGAAATCTTGTAGTACGACGCGTATTGGCGGGTGTAGTCGTGCACCTTATGATTCGCTGAATATGGGGAATCATGTGGGCGATGAGCCCGCACACGTTACCGCAAATCGGCAAACGCTGGTGGAGATGGCCAGCCTTCCTGCTATGCCGTATTGGTTGGAACAGGTTCATGGCACCGATGTGATTCGTATTGGTGGTGCATCCCCAACGTCTGTTTGCGGTGATGCTGCTTATACCGATAAGAAAGGAAAAGTCTGTGCGGTGATGACGGCTGACTGTTTGCCCGTGCTTTTGTGTGCAATCAACGGCGACGAAGTTGCTGCCGCCCATGCTGGCTGGCGCGGGCTGCACGCAGGGGTGTTGGAAGAGACGTTAGCCTGTTTTCGTGCACAACCCGAGCAAATTATGGCGTGGTTGGGGCCCGCTATCGGGCCTGATGCCTTTGAGGTCGGTCCTGAAGTTCGGGACGCATTTATTCAGCATGACATGGCTGCGGCCTCTGCATTTCGGCCAGAAGGAAATAAATTTTTTGCCGATATCTACCAACTGGCAAGTCTGCGTTTGCGTGCCGCAGGGGTAACGCAAATTTTTGGTGGAAATACCTGTACTGTGAGTGAACCTCATAAATTTTTCTCTTATCGGCGTGATGGTGTGACTGGCCGTATGGCAAGTTTAATCTGGCTGATATAG
- the pheA gene encoding bifunctional chorismate mutase/prephenate dehydratase gives MTDNPLLALRERISALDLQLIELLAQRRELALDVARSKLHSHRPIRDKERERDLLDKLTAAGKKHHLDSHYITRLFQLIIEDSVLTQQALLQHHLNQTTSHSVRIAFLGPKGSYSHLAARQYAARHFEQFIECGCQKFHDIFNMVETGQADYAVLPIENTSSGSINDVYDLLQHTALSIVGELTNPINHCVLVATDTSLEQIETVYSHPQPFQQCSHFINRFPHWKIEYCESTAAAMEKVAALNSPKAAALGSEAGGQLYQLQMLEHDLANQSQNITRFIVLARKPIDVTEQVPAKTTLIMATGQQSGALVEALLVLRDNGIVMTKLESRPINGNPWEEMFYLDVQANLRSDAMQKALKGLAPITRSLKVLGCYPSENVVPVDVNE, from the coding sequence ATGACAGACAACCCATTACTGGCCCTGCGAGAACGCATCAGCGCATTGGATCTGCAATTAATTGAATTGTTGGCACAAAGACGAGAACTCGCGCTGGACGTTGCCCGCAGCAAATTGCATTCGCATCGCCCAATCCGTGATAAAGAGCGTGAACGTGATTTACTGGATAAACTGACGGCCGCTGGGAAAAAGCATCACCTTGATAGTCATTATATTACCCGCTTATTCCAACTCATCATTGAGGATTCGGTACTAACGCAGCAGGCACTCTTGCAGCATCACCTCAACCAAACAACATCACACTCTGTACGGATTGCGTTTCTCGGTCCGAAGGGCTCTTATTCCCATCTTGCCGCTCGCCAATATGCCGCGCGACACTTCGAACAATTTATTGAATGTGGTTGCCAGAAATTTCACGACATCTTCAACATGGTGGAAACTGGGCAAGCAGACTATGCCGTTCTGCCGATTGAAAACACCAGCTCTGGTTCGATTAACGACGTCTACGACCTGCTGCAGCATACGGCTTTATCCATCGTCGGCGAATTAACCAACCCGATAAATCACTGCGTTTTAGTTGCCACCGATACATCATTGGAACAGATAGAAACGGTTTACAGCCACCCGCAACCGTTCCAGCAGTGCAGCCATTTCATTAACCGTTTTCCACACTGGAAGATTGAATATTGTGAAAGCACGGCTGCGGCAATGGAAAAAGTCGCGGCGCTCAACTCACCAAAAGCAGCAGCGCTCGGCAGCGAAGCCGGTGGCCAACTTTATCAGCTACAGATGCTGGAACACGATCTGGCCAACCAGTCGCAAAACATCACCCGCTTCATTGTATTAGCACGTAAGCCCATTGACGTGACGGAACAAGTTCCGGCAAAAACCACGCTAATTATGGCGACCGGTCAACAGTCAGGTGCGCTGGTGGAAGCCCTGCTGGTACTGCGTGATAACGGCATAGTGATGACCAAGCTGGAATCCAGACCGATCAACGGTAACCCGTGGGAAGAGATGTTCTATCTGGACGTACAGGCCAACCTGCGCAGCGATGCTATGCAGAAAGCGCTAAAAGGATTAGCCCCTATAACCCGCTCGTTAAAAGTATTGGGCTGCTACCCGAGTGAAAACGTCGTCCCCGTCGATGTGAACGAATAA